The following proteins come from a genomic window of Fulvitalea axinellae:
- a CDS encoding TonB-dependent receptor: MTARVALIVLAFALGVISEVVAQLPERLYGVVQDETGEPLYGASVYVLHHTEAGTTTDWEGRFSLSLKNITPNDTLIFTFVGYDTVSKLLSEIKTKDLIVKLELASALLGEITIEASRPIAETFSVAKIEKLQIYLNASAAGDPLRAVSLLPSSTNLDESASPSLRGSPSSWTRVYLNGVPVYRPVRNSTISGAGTFSLFNAELLKDELVFASNPPLTLGQSSAGLISLTTANKLESNQYDISAGLAHGGFLFSQKLGAESFVQAYANYQFDDWFLPVNKALAEDLKHFYTRDGGLHFVKRFGENSNIKYYGYLIDEGSDFISQQYNYTGLAKGRKKRTFHTLRYEIRSDRNVFFVNGGYDISDSGYKFGVIDSEQKEQQAYGSLNYKYIWSENLNTQIGVSDLYVKRTFGGDIPEYPFLVAPGSPIISETETEERHRVEAYFYGKWFPIEGWTIGAGVRPTIPINGQTAYLSGQLSAKYEWEKGNSLMLSGGRYYSDFVPVYDDVRHRIIRSDQIALEYRLDGEDLLANIGLYFKKERDLATERDILGLEYFLEQRFLTKFRANLSMTWAHGTEKSLGKDYPVSYLPPIFVKFGFDFQDPRLFSFGLNWQYRQGSYYTMIDGASFDPEKGGYIPSFSSEINGEQFGDYQTLNISANKLIPIGKQTIIVYITASNILDNKNEWEWRYTENYSDKSPAHYQRRTLYLGVVFKFGQVSN, from the coding sequence ATGACAGCTAGGGTAGCTCTTATCGTTTTGGCCTTTGCGCTGGGTGTTATTTCGGAGGTTGTGGCACAACTTCCGGAACGGCTTTATGGCGTAGTGCAAGACGAAACGGGCGAACCGCTGTACGGCGCCAGCGTATACGTTCTTCACCATACCGAAGCGGGAACCACTACGGATTGGGAAGGTCGTTTTTCTCTTAGTTTAAAAAATATTACCCCGAATGATACGCTGATTTTTACTTTTGTCGGCTACGATACGGTCTCAAAATTGCTTTCGGAAATAAAGACGAAAGACCTTATTGTAAAACTGGAACTGGCGTCAGCTTTACTTGGAGAAATTACTATAGAAGCCTCACGGCCAATTGCGGAGACATTTTCAGTGGCGAAAATAGAGAAGTTGCAGATTTATCTAAACGCTTCCGCCGCCGGAGATCCGCTTCGGGCGGTTTCGCTTTTGCCATCATCCACCAATCTCGACGAATCGGCCAGTCCGTCATTGCGGGGCAGTCCTTCTTCTTGGACTAGGGTTTATCTGAACGGTGTTCCAGTCTATCGGCCCGTCCGTAATTCAACCATCTCAGGCGCGGGTACCTTTAGTCTTTTCAATGCTGAGCTTTTGAAGGATGAATTGGTGTTTGCCAGTAACCCGCCCTTGACTTTGGGACAATCCAGTGCAGGGTTGATTAGCTTAACCACAGCGAACAAGCTGGAAAGTAACCAATACGATATTTCGGCGGGACTGGCTCACGGAGGTTTTCTGTTTTCTCAAAAATTGGGAGCGGAAAGCTTTGTGCAGGCTTATGCCAATTATCAATTCGACGACTGGTTTTTGCCTGTGAATAAGGCTCTGGCCGAAGATTTAAAGCATTTCTACACACGGGATGGGGGATTACATTTTGTAAAGCGTTTCGGTGAAAACTCCAACATAAAATATTATGGATATTTGATTGATGAGGGTTCTGATTTTATTAGTCAGCAATATAATTATACGGGTTTGGCCAAAGGCCGTAAGAAAAGAACATTCCACACTTTACGATATGAGATCCGATCCGATAGAAATGTGTTTTTTGTAAATGGAGGATATGATATCAGTGACTCGGGATATAAATTCGGAGTTATAGATTCAGAGCAAAAAGAACAACAGGCATACGGATCTTTAAATTATAAATATATCTGGTCAGAGAATCTGAATACGCAAATAGGCGTATCGGATTTATATGTCAAAAGAACGTTTGGTGGAGATATTCCTGAATATCCTTTTTTGGTAGCTCCCGGTTCACCGATTATTTCCGAAACGGAGACGGAAGAGAGGCATCGGGTGGAAGCGTATTTTTATGGAAAATGGTTTCCGATAGAAGGCTGGACGATAGGAGCAGGGGTACGCCCGACAATTCCCATTAATGGACAAACCGCATATCTGAGCGGACAACTAAGCGCCAAGTATGAATGGGAAAAAGGGAACAGCCTGATGCTTTCGGGAGGAAGATATTACAGTGATTTTGTTCCTGTTTATGATGATGTGCGGCACCGCATAATCCGAAGTGATCAGATTGCCTTGGAATATCGCTTGGATGGAGAGGATTTGCTTGCTAACATCGGTCTTTATTTCAAGAAGGAAAGAGATTTGGCTACGGAGCGTGATATTTTGGGTTTGGAGTACTTTCTAGAACAACGCTTCTTGACCAAATTCCGGGCGAATTTGTCCATGACTTGGGCACATGGTACCGAAAAAAGCTTGGGCAAGGATTATCCGGTTTCCTACCTTCCTCCAATTTTTGTCAAATTCGGATTTGATTTTCAGGATCCCCGACTTTTTAGTTTTGGATTAAATTGGCAATACCGTCAGGGTTCATATTATACAATGATCGACGGGGCTTCTTTTGATCCGGAAAAGGGTGGGTATATTCCATCTTTTAGTTCTGAAATAAACGGAGAGCAATTCGGAGATTATCAGACCTTGAATATCTCGGCAAATAAATTAATACCGATAGGCAAACAGACGATTATCGTTTATATAACTGCCAGTAATATTCTGGATAATAAGAATGAATGGGAATGGCGGTACACGGAAAACTATTCAGACAAAAGCCCGGCACATTACCAACGTAGAACGCTGTATTTGGGTGTGGTTTTTAAATTCGGGCAGGTTTCCAATTAA
- a CDS encoding thioesterase family protein, with translation MFKDLQHNEHRHSFRVSYSDTDKMGFVHHSAYLQYYESARWEAFRDWGLCYREIEECGIWMPVTKAELKYLRPAHYDDWLTVVTRIEKAVGPTVVFAYELYKNETILINEAKVTVAFMNEKNKKPCRPPKMILDHISKER, from the coding sequence ATGTTCAAGGACTTACAGCACAACGAACACAGACATAGCTTCCGAGTGAGTTATTCCGATACTGACAAGATGGGGTTTGTGCACCATTCAGCTTATTTGCAGTATTACGAGTCGGCGCGATGGGAAGCTTTCCGGGACTGGGGACTCTGTTACCGAGAAATTGAGGAATGCGGTATCTGGATGCCCGTTACCAAAGCGGAATTGAAATACCTTCGTCCAGCGCATTATGATGATTGGCTAACGGTTGTCACCCGAATCGAGAAAGCTGTGGGACCAACGGTCGTATTTGCATACGAGCTTTACAAGAACGAGACAATCCTGATAAACGAGGCCAAAGTAACGGTGGCGTTTATGAACGAAAAGAACAAGAAGCCCTGCCGGCCTCCGAAGATGATCCTTGACCATATTTCCAAGGAAAGGTGA
- a CDS encoding T9SS type A sorting domain-containing protein — MKRVLIFALCMMALHAMGQQCYDPDFPEMTEFMKAGVRGGIPDDLSIVQTLSPGDDLQATLNQVSGAGGGVVLLKEGTYSFSNTIKIPSNVVLRGESRSGTILRCLMRSTGKTSAVLFENATKAGLENLTVTLDAGDIEPIDRKNRTDGGWCGDCFKNNPSGAKDLYVRLVHVNGGSSDCWVKDCDIIKSGTDPVLLEGKHNTFKNNVVDRCFNKGSGGNGYYDVRGSYNLIEGETVKRIRHFAIQQGAEYNVVTKCYFEVDINFHNKDKGRNLVEDNKIFLATWHGWNIFSTGGASYGHTPPGDRNILFNNKTKYKWEAENVRFADPNVVYTFTTYGDPKDSGWDVPPCGTFLLDPNAAGNELSIDTQPVAVTVCENGEAEFSVKATNGTAYRWYFKGKAIHDNSYYSGTNTNTLKVKKAAKTKQGAYSVKVSGIQQGLTMDSESGELTINDLPAIQPFGNLSAEEGKSVTLEVELLGQDIAGHTFQWFSSPSEEADPVIMDGESEKSLSFTPKMNQNGHKFGVKVTGPQGCSAMSNMASISVFRLLDAQSQVADITVLPNPAERYVSVRGMEEGDVEIYTLDGRFVLSVSAVAGGELDLGDVNPGTYILRTVSGETVSQTRLVLQ; from the coding sequence ATGAAAAGAGTTTTAATTTTTGCATTGTGTATGATGGCGCTTCACGCCATGGGGCAACAGTGTTATGATCCCGATTTTCCCGAAATGACCGAGTTTATGAAGGCCGGTGTGCGGGGAGGAATCCCCGATGACCTGTCCATTGTGCAAACCCTGTCTCCGGGTGATGATCTGCAAGCGACATTAAACCAAGTTTCGGGAGCCGGAGGCGGAGTTGTTTTGCTGAAGGAAGGTACATACTCCTTCTCCAATACTATTAAAATCCCGTCGAATGTAGTGTTAAGGGGAGAAAGCCGTAGCGGAACTATTTTGCGTTGCCTAATGCGTTCGACAGGCAAAACTTCGGCGGTGCTTTTTGAAAATGCCACAAAGGCCGGGCTGGAAAACCTGACGGTAACGTTGGACGCCGGCGATATAGAACCTATAGACCGAAAAAACAGAACTGATGGCGGATGGTGCGGGGATTGTTTTAAGAATAATCCATCAGGCGCAAAGGACCTTTACGTACGCTTGGTGCATGTAAACGGCGGCAGTTCCGACTGTTGGGTTAAGGACTGCGATATTATCAAGTCCGGCACTGATCCGGTACTTTTAGAGGGAAAGCACAACACTTTCAAAAACAACGTTGTGGACCGGTGCTTCAATAAAGGTTCGGGTGGTAACGGTTATTATGACGTTCGGGGAAGTTATAACCTAATTGAAGGCGAAACGGTGAAAAGAATCAGGCATTTCGCCATTCAGCAAGGTGCCGAATACAATGTAGTGACCAAGTGCTATTTCGAGGTCGATATCAACTTCCACAATAAAGACAAAGGCCGTAATCTGGTGGAAGACAATAAGATCTTTTTGGCCACATGGCACGGCTGGAATATCTTCTCGACTGGTGGCGCAAGCTATGGTCACACGCCTCCGGGAGACCGGAATATCCTGTTTAACAATAAGACGAAGTATAAGTGGGAAGCGGAGAATGTCCGTTTTGCCGACCCCAATGTCGTATACACATTCACAACTTACGGCGACCCTAAAGACAGCGGTTGGGACGTGCCTCCTTGTGGAACATTTTTGTTGGATCCGAACGCGGCGGGGAACGAACTTAGTATCGATACCCAACCAGTTGCTGTTACCGTTTGTGAAAACGGCGAAGCGGAGTTTAGTGTAAAAGCGACAAACGGAACAGCCTACCGCTGGTATTTTAAAGGAAAAGCGATCCATGACAATTCGTATTATTCGGGAACAAATACGAATACCCTAAAAGTAAAAAAAGCGGCGAAAACTAAACAAGGAGCATATAGCGTAAAAGTGTCGGGAATCCAGCAGGGACTGACGATGGATTCAGAGTCTGGCGAACTGACGATTAATGATCTGCCGGCTATCCAACCGTTTGGAAATCTGTCTGCGGAAGAAGGAAAATCGGTGACGCTTGAGGTGGAATTGCTTGGCCAAGATATCGCTGGCCACACTTTTCAATGGTTTTCGAGCCCATCTGAAGAGGCGGATCCGGTAATAATGGACGGAGAGAGTGAAAAGAGCTTATCCTTTACTCCCAAAATGAATCAGAATGGCCATAAATTCGGAGTGAAAGTTACGGGGCCGCAAGGCTGTTCGGCTATGTCGAATATGGCCAGTATCAGTGTGTTCCGTCTTTTGGATGCACAATCTCAGGTTGCGGATATAACGGTGCTCCCAAATCCTGCGGAACGATATGTGAGCGTGCGTGGAATGGAAGAAGGAGACGTGGAGATCTATACTTTGGACGGCCGTTTTGTATTGTCTGTCTCTGCGGTTGCGGGCGGAGAGTTGGACTTGGGTGATGTCAATCCGGGAACTTATATATTAAGAACGGTTTCAGGAGAGACAGTGTCACAGACCAGATTAGTCTTGCAATAG
- a CDS encoding MarR family winged helix-turn-helix transcriptional regulator: protein MGNIGEEIKQKSFQSQRKKASLNLLYTASWYERGLKQVWSQFGISHQQFNVLRILKGAKKPVTLMYITERMLDRNSNASRLIDKLLDKEYVTREICPDNRRKMDISITPTGIDLLDRIEEPLKEVVDKHFNLSEEESRILSDLLDKLRG, encoded by the coding sequence ATGGGAAACATAGGAGAGGAGATAAAACAGAAGAGCTTTCAAAGTCAAAGAAAGAAGGCTTCACTTAACCTTTTGTATACGGCAAGCTGGTATGAGAGAGGTTTGAAGCAGGTTTGGAGCCAGTTTGGCATTTCCCACCAACAATTCAATGTGCTCAGGATATTGAAAGGAGCCAAAAAGCCCGTCACGCTTATGTACATCACCGAGCGCATGCTGGACAGGAATTCCAACGCAAGCCGTCTTATTGACAAACTGCTCGACAAAGAATACGTGACCCGGGAAATCTGCCCCGATAATAGACGAAAGATGGATATTTCGATCACTCCCACAGGTATAGATTTGCTTGACCGGATAGAAGAGCCCTTAAAAGAGGTTGTAGACAAGCATTTTAACCTTTCGGAAGAAGAATCCCGAATCCTTTCCGACCTGTTGGACAAACTGAGAGGATAA
- a CDS encoding NAD(P)H-dependent oxidoreductase, producing the protein MKKILAFSGSNSSKSINQTLVSIASQVVKNHKVTVIDIRDFPAPIYGEDLEGDSGIPEKIAELRTLMDEHDAFIFSTPEHNGYIPAVAKNTFDWLSRTEGKFFGEKPVLLLSTSPGGYGGANTLNVLKGLAPWWGAEVVGTYSLGSFYDKVTDGKLEEEELSKLTTNINALENALSEKAEA; encoded by the coding sequence ATGAAAAAGATCTTAGCATTCTCCGGAAGTAACAGCTCAAAATCCATTAACCAGACACTCGTCTCGATAGCTTCTCAAGTAGTCAAAAACCATAAAGTTACCGTGATAGATATCCGTGACTTTCCGGCGCCTATTTATGGCGAAGATTTGGAAGGAGATTCGGGAATTCCGGAGAAAATCGCAGAACTCAGGACTCTGATGGACGAGCACGACGCTTTTATCTTCTCCACTCCTGAGCACAACGGCTACATTCCGGCCGTAGCAAAAAACACCTTCGACTGGCTATCCAGAACCGAAGGGAAATTTTTCGGAGAGAAACCCGTATTGCTTCTCAGTACTTCGCCCGGTGGCTACGGCGGAGCGAATACCCTGAACGTACTGAAAGGATTAGCTCCATGGTGGGGCGCCGAGGTAGTGGGAACATACAGCCTCGGGTCGTTCTACGATAAAGTGACAGACGGAAAGCTGGAAGAGGAAGAGCTATCGAAACTTACAACTAATATCAACGCTCTCGAAAACGCTTTATCAGAGAAGGCTGAAGCCTAA
- a CDS encoding YcaO-like family protein produces MGAKDIFNSEAGFITGPLYYIPNRRFIPPCVFQTSTTGKNLSLLGARTDEITAGSMGLNEEESVKGTIGEFVERYAGAAIYRQKFVNADYHEMKAAGRNALDPDEIRLFSERQLADRSLGLDRPSRKHKIDWVEGQDALTGEKAWVPAFMVYLPYAHQHGEHHFYMPKSTSTGLAAGENFAHAFHGGFFEAAERHAFSRFWYKQHVENPPMYRKETLLKHFPEDKTLRQLYDNPFVEIAVFDLSEYVPVECVAVFMFYEYKGKRMQTCGASARFTKRDALVKAAVEAYQGVEYGLSLQDKKLFGTQESEANLADDFDKHFDFYNSFPNLRKEVPVLRRSIEEEGESGLFQATGSRLNALTSEQLKSCGLHGVFTVDITPEDIEELDLKVIRTVVPDFALLTGDHRYPFLGRLDEEDGFYTDWPHPFP; encoded by the coding sequence ATGGGAGCGAAAGATATTTTCAATAGCGAAGCGGGGTTCATAACCGGACCGTTATATTATATCCCGAACCGGAGGTTTATACCGCCATGCGTGTTCCAGACCAGCACAACGGGCAAAAACCTCAGCTTGTTAGGTGCCCGAACCGATGAGATAACGGCCGGATCGATGGGTTTGAATGAGGAAGAATCCGTAAAGGGAACCATCGGCGAGTTTGTGGAACGATACGCTGGCGCGGCGATTTATAGGCAAAAATTTGTCAACGCGGATTATCATGAAATGAAGGCCGCGGGCCGGAACGCTCTGGACCCCGATGAAATCCGGCTTTTCAGTGAGCGTCAGTTAGCCGATAGGTCATTGGGGCTTGATAGGCCAAGCCGGAAGCATAAGATTGATTGGGTGGAAGGCCAAGACGCTTTGACTGGCGAAAAGGCTTGGGTGCCTGCGTTTATGGTTTATCTGCCGTACGCTCACCAACACGGCGAACATCATTTCTATATGCCCAAAAGCACGTCGACAGGTTTGGCCGCTGGCGAAAACTTTGCGCATGCCTTCCACGGCGGATTTTTTGAGGCTGCGGAGCGACACGCATTCTCAAGGTTTTGGTACAAACAGCATGTGGAGAATCCGCCGATGTACCGGAAAGAAACCTTGCTCAAACACTTTCCCGAAGACAAAACACTGCGTCAACTGTATGATAATCCTTTTGTGGAAATCGCCGTATTCGACCTTTCGGAGTATGTTCCGGTAGAATGCGTAGCGGTTTTTATGTTTTATGAATACAAAGGAAAACGCATGCAGACCTGTGGGGCGTCGGCTAGATTTACCAAACGTGACGCGTTGGTGAAAGCGGCTGTCGAAGCCTATCAGGGTGTAGAATATGGGCTGAGCCTGCAAGACAAAAAACTGTTCGGCACTCAGGAATCGGAAGCTAACCTGGCCGACGATTTTGACAAGCATTTCGATTTCTATAATTCATTCCCAAACCTTCGAAAAGAAGTGCCGGTATTGCGCCGGTCTATAGAGGAGGAAGGGGAAAGTGGCCTCTTCCAAGCTACCGGTTCGAGGCTCAATGCGCTTACTTCCGAACAATTGAAATCCTGTGGTCTGCATGGAGTTTTCACCGTGGACATCACCCCGGAAGATATTGAGGAATTGGACCTGAAAGTGATCCGGACTGTAGTGCCTGACTTTGCGTTGCTAACTGGCGATCACCGTTATCCTTTTCTTGGTCGACTGGATGAAGAGGATGGGTTTTACACCGATTGGCCCCATCCGTTTCCGTGA
- a CDS encoding ABC transporter six-transmembrane domain-containing protein → MTLTQIFARFRWRISVTLFIVLVEAVLFVLFPLFIGYAINGVLEKSYSGLIYLGCLSLLTLITGTARRFYDSRVYAGIYQELGVETFERNQTAETSKLSARINMLQELVEFFENSFPQLVNRVIGFVGILILLFSFSLNIFLACLVVTVVTVLVFGFTAEKTMRFNTKYNDTLEKQVSVLEQGRSLLVKGYVKNLMRWNIRLSDLETVNYSIVFLAMVGLMIYAVVESVGMGTMNYGAIFSVVMYVFEFMNNTFELPVYYQEWLRLKDISERLQDNQERIDR, encoded by the coding sequence ATGACTTTGACCCAAATATTTGCCCGTTTTCGGTGGCGCATAAGCGTCACTTTATTTATCGTATTGGTGGAAGCCGTGCTTTTCGTGCTCTTTCCGCTGTTTATCGGATACGCTATTAATGGAGTGTTGGAAAAATCATATTCTGGACTCATATATCTGGGCTGTCTGAGTTTGTTGACGCTGATTACCGGAACGGCCCGGCGTTTCTATGACTCCAGAGTCTACGCTGGGATTTATCAGGAGCTGGGAGTGGAGACTTTTGAGCGCAATCAAACGGCGGAGACTTCCAAACTTTCGGCAAGGATCAATATGTTGCAGGAGTTGGTTGAATTCTTTGAAAATTCGTTTCCCCAATTGGTGAACAGGGTTATCGGTTTTGTCGGTATTCTGATTTTATTGTTCTCTTTCAGCCTTAATATTTTTCTGGCTTGTCTGGTTGTAACGGTTGTTACCGTGTTGGTTTTCGGTTTTACGGCGGAAAAGACCATGCGCTTTAACACCAAGTATAACGATACGCTGGAAAAACAAGTAAGCGTATTGGAACAGGGGCGTTCGCTATTGGTGAAAGGGTATGTCAAAAACCTGATGCGATGGAATATCAGGCTTTCGGATTTGGAGACCGTGAATTATTCGATCGTCTTTTTGGCGATGGTCGGATTGATGATTTACGCTGTGGTTGAGTCCGTTGGAATGGGGACGATGAATTACGGAGCTATTTTCTCAGTGGTGATGTACGTGTTCGAGTTTATGAACAATACGTTCGAATTGCCGGTGTATTATCAGGAGTGGTTGAGGCTGAAGGATATCTCTGAAAGGCTTCAGGATAATCAGGAGCGAATTGACAGATGA
- a CDS encoding PID-CTERM protein-sorting domain-containing protein, producing MSLLKTVLFIAGVIVFLGTGTSFAQITPGSSNSGNGPSLDEVQSGVESRSFLPGHPNPPTDVPIDGGVSLLIGAGVALGARKVIKNNKGKNS from the coding sequence ATGAGTTTATTAAAAACAGTATTATTTATTGCTGGCGTAATTGTGTTTTTGGGGACGGGGACTTCTTTTGCGCAAATCACTCCAGGTAGTTCCAATAGTGGAAACGGCCCGAGTCTGGACGAGGTGCAGTCCGGTGTAGAAAGCAGAAGTTTTTTGCCAGGACACCCTAATCCCCCCACTGATGTGCCGATTGACGGAGGCGTAAGCCTGTTAATCGGAGCCGGGGTTGCGTTAGGGGCTCGTAAAGTGATCAAGAATAATAAAGGAAAGAACTCATGA
- a CDS encoding SagB family peptide dehydrogenase gives MKKNIDNLFYEQNLSPSAIDFIESSKVKSYDLADFGRHIGTVMSSGYHMRQIIGTSVELGNTEKVALNTETKNEDRVKELRRIQNERKSTRAFGKGMDLDDLSALLLNSYFVIDGSKASDRAPARRSIASGGAVYSIDQYFINLNVVGLERGVYYYNLQQERLDKLPIYDGKESLFEKRFADAFYTNIRKDWDFDSAGGVLVSVATLSRASCKYKDRGVRFALMDAGSIMQNVHLAAAALDLAVCANGGYLDDQIGELLGLIEPDEIALNTMIVGRMKTE, from the coding sequence ATGAAAAAGAACATAGATAATCTGTTTTACGAGCAAAACCTTAGCCCAAGCGCTATTGATTTTATCGAATCGTCGAAGGTGAAAAGCTATGACTTGGCCGACTTCGGCAGACATATCGGCACAGTGATGAGCTCCGGGTATCATATGCGCCAAATAATTGGTACAAGTGTGGAGCTTGGTAATACGGAAAAAGTGGCGCTTAATACGGAAACGAAAAACGAGGATCGGGTAAAGGAACTACGGCGCATTCAAAACGAACGGAAAAGTACCCGGGCGTTTGGCAAAGGAATGGACTTGGATGATTTGTCGGCGTTATTGCTAAATTCATATTTTGTGATTGACGGATCGAAAGCCAGTGACCGGGCTCCTGCCCGCCGGAGTATCGCCTCGGGCGGTGCGGTGTACTCGATCGATCAGTACTTCATTAATCTGAACGTGGTGGGTCTGGAACGTGGAGTGTATTATTACAACCTCCAGCAAGAACGATTGGATAAATTGCCGATATACGATGGGAAAGAATCCTTGTTTGAGAAACGTTTTGCGGATGCGTTTTATACAAATATCCGTAAAGACTGGGATTTCGATTCGGCGGGAGGCGTTCTGGTTTCTGTCGCTACATTGAGTCGGGCGTCTTGTAAATATAAAGATCGTGGCGTGCGGTTCGCCCTAATGGATGCGGGAAGCATAATGCAAAACGTACATTTGGCGGCGGCAGCTTTGGATTTAGCCGTGTGCGCAAACGGCGGATATCTGGATGACCAAATAGGAGAGTTGTTGGGCCTGATAGAGCCGGATGAAATCGCCTTGAACACAATGATTGTTGGTCGAATGAAAACCGAATGA
- a CDS encoding Gfo/Idh/MocA family oxidoreductase, with protein MADNKNNRRDFLKKAALSAAAFYVVPRHVIGGANYTAPSDKLVRAVIGVGGMGQGHLGYFGDKTKLAAICDVDRNRLMATKKKLGGNVDTYADFRQVLERKDIDFVQIVTPPHWHGVMASAAAKAGKDVFCEKPMTRTIGEGKQLVETVQKHGRIFRLNTWFRFRDTFYGLGTDVKPLKKVIDSGVLGWPLKVTVSGVTGYNWKFFWSGKTNLPQQQVPEELDYDMWLGPAPYKPYHRHRTHSTFRGYWDYDGGGLGDMGQHYLDPVQYMLGKDNDSPISVEIDAPQQHHDAIGSWRRIEYTYADGCKVILDGENRDKEASYIEGPNGRIYLGFKSDIPNIDKLLETLPDPEPQETDFLKCIKERKKFALNEENGHRSCTIVNMGVVAHRLGRNLKFDPVKQEFIDDEGANRLLYEPMRGSWRV; from the coding sequence ATGGCTGATAACAAGAACAACAGACGCGACTTTCTGAAAAAAGCCGCCCTGTCAGCGGCCGCCTTCTATGTCGTGCCGCGACACGTAATCGGAGGCGCCAACTACACCGCCCCTAGCGACAAACTCGTACGCGCCGTAATAGGCGTGGGCGGTATGGGACAAGGTCACCTCGGGTACTTTGGCGACAAGACCAAACTCGCCGCCATCTGCGACGTGGACCGCAATCGCCTGATGGCTACCAAAAAGAAACTAGGCGGAAACGTGGACACTTACGCCGACTTCCGCCAAGTGCTTGAGCGCAAGGATATCGATTTCGTACAAATCGTAACCCCTCCGCACTGGCATGGCGTAATGGCCTCGGCTGCCGCGAAAGCCGGCAAAGACGTGTTCTGCGAAAAGCCTATGACCCGTACCATCGGCGAGGGCAAGCAATTGGTGGAAACTGTGCAGAAACACGGACGCATTTTTCGACTTAATACTTGGTTCCGCTTCCGCGACACTTTCTACGGATTGGGTACGGACGTAAAACCGTTGAAAAAAGTAATCGACAGCGGCGTATTGGGCTGGCCATTGAAAGTGACCGTAAGTGGCGTGACCGGATACAACTGGAAATTCTTCTGGAGCGGAAAGACCAACCTCCCGCAACAACAAGTGCCAGAGGAACTTGACTACGACATGTGGCTCGGACCTGCTCCTTATAAGCCATACCACCGCCACCGGACGCACTCCACTTTCCGCGGATACTGGGATTATGACGGAGGCGGACTCGGCGATATGGGACAGCACTACCTCGATCCAGTCCAATATATGCTCGGCAAAGACAACGACAGCCCGATCTCGGTTGAAATTGACGCACCGCAACAGCACCACGACGCCATCGGATCTTGGAGACGCATCGAGTACACTTACGCCGACGGATGCAAAGTGATCCTCGACGGAGAAAACCGCGACAAAGAAGCCTCTTACATCGAAGGGCCTAACGGTAGAATCTACCTCGGTTTCAAATCGGACATTCCTAACATCGACAAATTGCTCGAAACGCTTCCGGATCCGGAGCCACAGGAAACCGACTTCCTCAAGTGTATCAAAGAGCGCAAGAAGTTCGCACTTAACGAAGAGAACGGACACCGTTCATGCACTATCGTGAACATGGGGGTTGTAGCGCACCGTTTGGGTCGTAACCTCAAGTTCGATCCCGTAAAACAGGAGTTTATCGACGACGAAGGCGCAAACCGCCTGCTCTACGAACCGATGCGCGGCTCTTGGAGAGTGTGA